A region of the Rouxiella sp. S1S-2 genome:
CTTGAGACGTTTTACTGCGGCATGTGGAGCCGTGAGCACAGGAATGGAAACGTGTTCGCGTACGCTGGCTGCTGCACGGGACGTTGAAAAGTGGGCCAACATGATGACGTCGCAGTGGGACAATTCCTGAGCCCGAGCCGCAACGAGGCGGTTGTGGCTTTCCGCATCGCCTTTACGCAATAAATCAATGGCATCCGCCACCAAAATGGTCTCAAGAGTGGCGTCAGAACCCTGCTCTGACACATAGTCATCAAACTCTTGCGTCATGGTGTCAATCGATGGGCCAAAGGTCGCGAGCATACCAATTTTGTTCCCCTGCGCTATCGCCTCATGAAACATGGCTTCGTTGGGTTTCAAAACAGGAATGGGGAGGCTCTCGGCAAGTTTATCTATCGCTGGGCCAAACGCCGAACAGGTCACTAAAATCCCTTGGGCAGCCATGTCATAACCGTAGTGCCCGAAGCGAACAAAACGATCAATCATGGTGCTTGAAAGTTCATCCTCGCGAGCGCGATCAATGGATAGACCGTCATCGAGCAGGTTAACGAGCTCTGCTTCGGGCCAGATTTCACTAAATGCTGTATGGATCGGTGCCATTGCTACCGGTGTAGCATGGAGAAGAACAATGCGATGTGTCATATAACGGTTCCTTCAGAATTAAGCGATGCCACCTTACGAGTTCGGTCTTAATCTCTCAGGTAAGCCTACCTAATAATGTAAGGGCTTACAAATGGTTCTGTAAAGTGACTTGCGTCACACAAAAAAGTTATAATTTTGTTAGTGTGATATTGAAATGGAAGGCACGCATCGTCAGTATTGTAAGCGCTTTCAAATTTATGTCTTTTCAGAACGGCACGTTACGCGCTGATATCTCAGACGACCTTTTAATAAGTAATGATTGTGAGAACATATAATGACATCTTCTGCCAATGAATCCTCAATCCACACAGGGGTAAACGGCGCTATGACCTCAACAGGAAGCCTTGCTAATTCAGCGCCAGTGACAAGCAAAATCCCCCGTAAATTTAGTGATTTGCTCGCACTACAAGACTTCGAGCGCCACGCACGTCGTCGGTTGCCCAATATGATTTATCAGTATGTCGCCGGCGGGGTTGAAACCGGACGCGGGATACAGGGAAATTATGAAGCCTATCA
Encoded here:
- a CDS encoding aspartate/glutamate racemase family protein, which gives rise to MTHRIVLLHATPVAMAPIHTAFSEIWPEAELVNLLDDGLSIDRAREDELSSTMIDRFVRFGHYGYDMAAQGILVTCSAFGPAIDKLAESLPIPVLKPNEAMFHEAIAQGNKIGMLATFGPSIDTMTQEFDDYVSEQGSDATLETILVADAIDLLRKGDAESHNRLVAARAQELSHCDVIMLAHFSTSRAAASVREHVSIPVLTAPHAAVKRLK